One part of the Mytilus trossulus isolate FHL-02 chromosome 11, PNRI_Mtr1.1.1.hap1, whole genome shotgun sequence genome encodes these proteins:
- the LOC134690102 gene encoding craniofacial development protein 2-like, protein MITETQDTLRNQHDDNTSAAQHGLWNMKLVDESPREIHKLTPLCTPKENILIGSWNVRTMYATGKTAEVEREMDRSKIEILALNEVRWLDNGKLTLQNGKVLLYSDRNDGLHQAGVGMMLSNQAKKALINQWKPVTERVMYARFHTTSIKMSIITVYAPTNDATDETKEIFIEQLDRVITGTPKYDIILVMGDFNAKVGMNNEGHENNPGKTWNRNKD, encoded by the coding sequence ATGATTACGGAAACCCAAGATACATTAAGAAATCAGCACGATGATAACACCTCTGCTGCACAACATGGTTTATGGAACATGAAGCTGGTGGATGAAAGCCCACGAGAAATCCACAAACTGACACCCTTGTGTACACCAAAAGAAAATATACTTATAGGCAGTTGGAATGTAAGAACTATGTATGCCACAGGTAAAACTGCAGAAGTGGAGAGGGAAATGGACAGATCCAAAATAGAAATATTAGCCTTAAATGAAGTCAGATGGCTAGACAATGGAAAGCTAACACTTCAAAATGGTAAAGTCTTATTATACTCAGACAGAAATGATGGATTACACCAAGCAGGAGTTGGAATGATGCTGTCAAACCAAGCAAAAAAGGCACTGATTAATCAATGGAAACCAGTCACTGAGAGAGTAATGTATGCCAGATTTCATACAACAAGCATCAAAATGAGTATCATCACTGTATATGCACCGACCAATGATGCTACagatgaaacaaaagaaatattcataGAACAGCTAGATAGAGTCATAACAGGAACACCTAAATATGACATCATCTTAGTAATGGGAGACTTTAATGCAAAAGTTGGGATGAACAATGAAGGTCATGAGAACAATCCTGGGAAGACATGGAACAGGAATAAGGATTGA
- the LOC134691221 gene encoding glutathione S-transferase A-like isoform X1, with protein sequence MSGKLLFWGSGSIPCWKPMLVLAEKGIDYESKQISFSEKGHKGPEVMALNPRGQVPTFKDGETVICESNAICFWLESMYSKQGTELIPSDPKEKAKVLQKAFESAENMQTKAMQGVLYYYWRTKEEDRKEETIKENLDNCRNELTVWDKYLGECGHDFVAGKQFTLADVFFFPFLAWAWRMSLDFNKFPNLKKYFESVRERPSVKATWPPHWNEGEAQPEKMAYLKTL encoded by the exons ATGTCTGGAAAGTTGTTATTCTGGGGCTCTGGTAGTATTCCTTGTTGGAAGCCAATGCTTGTACTGGCAGAAAAAGGCATTGACTATGAATCAAAACAAATCAGTTTCAGTGAGAAAGGACACAAAGGACCAGAAGTAATGGCCCTCAACCCCCGTGGACAG gtGCCAACATTTAAGGATGGAGAAACAGTAATCTGTGAATCAAATGCTATCTGCTTTTGGCTTGAG TCTATGTATTCAAAGCAGGGAACAGAACTGATACCATCTGATCCAAAAGAGAAAGCTAAAGTTCTGCAAAAGGCTTTTGAA TCGGCAGAGAATATGCAAACAAAAGCAATGCAAGGAGTTTTGTATTACTATTGGAGAACAAAAGAAGAAGACAGGAAAGAG GAAACCATTAAAGAGAATTTAGACAATTGTAGAAATGAACTAACAGTTTGGGACAAATATCTAGGAGAG TGTGGACATGACTTTGTTGCTGGTAAACAATTCACCTTAGCTGATGTCTTCTTCTTTCCTTTCTTGGCTTGGGCTTGGAGAATGTCGCTGGATTTCAACAAATTTCCAaacttaaagaaatattttgaaagtgtgAGGGAGAGACCAAGTGTAAAGGCTACATGGCCACCTCATTGGAATGAAGGAGAGGCACAACCAGAGAAAATGGCATACCTGAAGACTTTATAG
- the LOC134691221 gene encoding glutathione S-transferase A-like isoform X2, whose product MSGKLLFWGSGSIPCWKPMLVLAEKGIDYESKQISFSEKGHKGPEVMALNPRGQSMYSKQGTELIPSDPKEKAKVLQKAFESAENMQTKAMQGVLYYYWRTKEEDRKEETIKENLDNCRNELTVWDKYLGECGHDFVAGKQFTLADVFFFPFLAWAWRMSLDFNKFPNLKKYFESVRERPSVKATWPPHWNEGEAQPEKMAYLKTL is encoded by the exons ATGTCTGGAAAGTTGTTATTCTGGGGCTCTGGTAGTATTCCTTGTTGGAAGCCAATGCTTGTACTGGCAGAAAAAGGCATTGACTATGAATCAAAACAAATCAGTTTCAGTGAGAAAGGACACAAAGGACCAGAAGTAATGGCCCTCAACCCCCGTGGACAG TCTATGTATTCAAAGCAGGGAACAGAACTGATACCATCTGATCCAAAAGAGAAAGCTAAAGTTCTGCAAAAGGCTTTTGAA TCGGCAGAGAATATGCAAACAAAAGCAATGCAAGGAGTTTTGTATTACTATTGGAGAACAAAAGAAGAAGACAGGAAAGAG GAAACCATTAAAGAGAATTTAGACAATTGTAGAAATGAACTAACAGTTTGGGACAAATATCTAGGAGAG TGTGGACATGACTTTGTTGCTGGTAAACAATTCACCTTAGCTGATGTCTTCTTCTTTCCTTTCTTGGCTTGGGCTTGGAGAATGTCGCTGGATTTCAACAAATTTCCAaacttaaagaaatattttgaaagtgtgAGGGAGAGACCAAGTGTAAAGGCTACATGGCCACCTCATTGGAATGAAGGAGAGGCACAACCAGAGAAAATGGCATACCTGAAGACTTTATAG
- the LOC134690101 gene encoding uncharacterized protein LOC134690101 yields MKNRNLLKSSNVLSNHEEKLKRWKEHFQEVLNRPEPEIALNINLNYGIEEKEIDSGPIRKEQITKALKRLKNGKSGGIDGITDFEKAFDSIHRESLWSRLKAYHIPDKLITVIKLFYDSFECEVIDEGIQSEWFKAKTGVKQGCMMSGFLFLLAIDYVMKKTIKDQETGIRWKFTTKLEDLDFADDLALLSSKFQHTCIQLKTSKLQENASKIGLKINASKTNVMRMNTTNNNPVKLNEKDLEDVDTFTYIGGIVTTKGGCDNDMDNRFKKANGHFSRLRKIWRSSVLSFKTKVRLFNSLVISVLLYGCETWEITEQDKKKLNTFQNRCLREILKIRWQIQFQMKTST; encoded by the exons ATGAAAAACAGAAACCTCCTCAAGTCATCAAATGTATTATCAAACCATGAGGAAAAACTTAAAAGATGGAAAGAACACTTTCAAGAAGTCTTGAATAGACCTGAACCAGAAATAGCACTTAACATCAATTTAAACTATGGAATTGAGGAAAAAGAGATAGATTCTGGTCCAATCAGAAAAGAGCAAATTACAAAAGCTttgaaaagattaaaaaatgggAAGTCAGGAGGCATAGATGGCATAACAG attttgaaaaagcgtTTGATTCCATACACAGGGAAAGCTTATGGTCCAGATTAAAAGCTTACCACATCCCAGACAAACTCATCACAGTAATAAAACTCTTTTACGATTCATTTGAGTGTGAAGTCATAGATGAAGGAATACAATCAGAATGGTTCAAAGCAAAAACAGGAGTAAAACAAGGATGCATGATGTCTGGCTTCTTATTTCTGTTAGCCATTGACTATGTCatgaagaaaacaataaaagatCAAGAAACAGGAATTAGATGGAAATTTACCACCAAACTAGAAGACCTTGATTTTGCGGATGACCTAGCATTACTATCTTCCAAatttcaacatacatgtatacagttaAAAACAAGTAAACTTCAAGAAAATGCCAGCAAAATAGGACTAAAGATAAACGCATCCAAAACAAACGTAATGCGGATGAACACCACAAATAACAACCCAGTGAAGTTAAATGAGAAAGACCTAGAGGATGTCGATACTTTCACTTACATAGGAGGAATAGTTACAACAAAAGGTGGCTGTGACAATGATATGGACAACAGGTTCAAGAAAGCTAATGGCCATTTCAGCAGGTTAAGGAAAATATGGAGATCATCGGTACTGTCTTTTAAAACAAAGGTCAGATTATTTAACAGCTTAGTCATATCAGTCCTACTGTATGGATGTGAAACCTGGGAAATAACTGAACAAgacaaaaagaaattaaacacCTTTCAAAATAGATGTCTGAGAGagatattgaaaataagatggcaaatacaatttcaaatgaaaaccTCCACATAA